The SAR86 cluster bacterium genomic sequence TGTTTTAGTAAAGTTTGGTACATTTAATGAAGCTGTCAGATGCTATGATTCAAATGACTATCAGAAAGCTCTCGAATTTGTAAAAATTTCAGCAGAGAGACATGTAGTTATAGTAGAAGGCTTAGATAATTAAAGTTTTAGGAGGATAAATTGGAATTTTTCTTTTACGCACTTGCAGCCATCATATGTTTATTTTTAATTTGGTATAACTTAAAGTCTTAATTTTTGAATACTAACTAATACTAATATAATTAATTAAAATGAATGAAAGACTTAATAAAATAGAGAATTCCTGTACATTTCAAGAAGAAAATATTGAACGATTGAGTGAAGAAGTTAGAAAACAGCAGATAGAGATAAAGGAACTACAAAAAGAAATAAAAGCAATTTACGGCTTGATCCTTCAGAGTGACAGCGGTGTTGATGTGGGAGAAGAAATCCCACCCCATTATTAAAAAACAATTTTTTAAAGATTTTATGAGTTCTTTATATGAGCTTACTGATGATTTTGTTGCA encodes the following:
- a CDS encoding SlyX family protein, which gives rise to MNERLNKIENSCTFQEENIERLSEEVRKQQIEIKELQKEIKAIYGLILQSDSGVDVGEEIPPHY